A single region of the Pseudomonas granadensis genome encodes:
- the epd gene encoding erythrose-4-phosphate dehydrogenase: MPQPRPYKVALNGYGRIGRCVLRALFERGEKAGFEIVAINDLADMASIEYLTRFDSTHGRFPGEVRVEGDCLHINGDCVKVLRSATPEGIDWASLGVDLVLECSGAYNTREDGQRFLDAGAPRVLFSQPMASEADVDATIVYGVNQDCLTGDERLVSNASCTTNCGVPLLRLLDKAIGLDYVSITTIHSAMNDQPVIDAYHHEDLRRTRSAFQSVIPVSTGLARGIERLLPELAGRIQAKAVRVPTVNVSCLDITMQTATATDANEINRILRDAATSGPLKGLLAYTELPHASCDFNHDPHSAIVDASQTRVSGPRLVNILAWFDNEWGFANRMLDVADHYLQTATSKNRRKCDP, encoded by the coding sequence ATGCCTCAACCGCGTCCCTACAAAGTTGCACTCAACGGCTACGGCCGCATTGGTCGTTGCGTTTTGCGTGCGCTGTTTGAGCGAGGCGAAAAAGCCGGGTTTGAAATTGTCGCGATCAACGATCTGGCCGACATGGCCAGCATCGAATACCTGACACGCTTTGACTCCACCCACGGCCGTTTTCCCGGCGAAGTGCGCGTAGAAGGCGATTGTCTGCATATTAATGGCGACTGCGTGAAGGTCCTGCGCAGTGCCACTCCCGAAGGCATCGATTGGGCGTCGCTGGGCGTCGATCTGGTGCTCGAATGCTCCGGTGCCTATAACACCCGTGAAGACGGCCAGCGCTTTCTCGATGCGGGCGCGCCACGCGTGTTGTTCTCGCAGCCGATGGCCAGCGAGGCGGATGTCGACGCCACCATCGTTTATGGGGTCAATCAGGATTGCCTGACCGGTGACGAACGGCTGGTGTCCAACGCCTCCTGCACCACCAACTGCGGCGTGCCGCTGTTGCGTCTGCTCGACAAGGCGATCGGCCTGGATTACGTGTCGATCACCACCATTCACTCGGCGATGAACGATCAGCCAGTAATCGACGCCTATCACCACGAAGACCTGCGCCGCACCCGTTCGGCGTTCCAGTCGGTGATCCCGGTGTCCACTGGTCTGGCGCGGGGCATCGAGCGCCTGCTGCCGGAACTTGCCGGGCGAATTCAGGCCAAAGCCGTACGCGTGCCGACGGTCAACGTGTCCTGCCTCGATATAACGATGCAGACCGCCACAGCGACCGACGCCAACGAGATCAACCGGATCCTGCGCGACGCCGCCACCAGCGGCCCGCTCAAGGGGCTTCTGGCCTATACCGAGTTGCCGCACGCCAGTTGTGATTTCAACCATGACCCACATTCGGCCATTGTCGATGCCAGTCAGACCCGTGTTTCCGGCCCAAGGCTGGTAAACATCCTGGCCTGGTTCGACAACGAGTGGGGGTTTGCCAACCGAATGCTGGACGTTGCGGATCACTATCTGCAAACAGCAACTTCAAAAAACCGTAGGAAGTGCGACCCATGA
- the tkt gene encoding transketolase, with protein sequence MPSRRERANAIRALSMDAVQKANSGHPGAPMGMADIAEVLWRDYLKHNPSNPSFADRDRFVLSNGHGSMLIYSLLHLTGYDLSIDDLKQFRQLHSRTPGHPEFGYTPGVETTTGPLGQGLANAVGFALAEKVLSAQFNRPGHDIVDHHTYVFLGDGCMMEGISHEVASLAGTLGLGKLIAFYDDNGISIDGEVEGWFTDDTPKRFESYNWQVIRNVDGHDPEEIKTAIDTARKSPLPTLICCKTTIGFGSPNKQGKEDCHGAPLGDAEIALTRQALNWNYGPFEIPADIYAEWDAKEKGRAAEAEWDQRFAAYSAAFPTEANELIRRLSGELPADFSEKASAYIAEVAAKGETIASRKASQNTLNAFGPLLPELLGGSADLAGSNLTLWKGCKGVNAEDASGNYMYYGVREFGMTAIMNGVTLHGGLVPYGATFLMFMEYARNAVRMSALMKKRVIHVYTHDSIGLGEDGPTHQPIEQLTSLRTTPNLDTWRPADAVESAVAWKNALERKDGPSALIFSRQNLQHQERDAGQIADISRGGYVLKDCAGEPELILIATGSEVGLAVQAFDKLTEQGRKVRVVSMPCTSVFDAQDASYKQSVLPLQVGARIAIEAAHADFWFKYVGLEGRVIGMTTYGESAPASALFEEFGFTQENILGQAEELLED encoded by the coding sequence ATGCCTAGCCGTCGTGAGCGTGCCAACGCCATTCGTGCCCTCAGCATGGATGCCGTGCAAAAAGCCAACAGCGGCCATCCCGGTGCCCCCATGGGTATGGCAGATATTGCCGAAGTGCTGTGGCGCGACTACCTCAAGCACAACCCGAGCAACCCGTCGTTCGCCGACCGTGACCGCTTCGTGCTGTCCAACGGTCACGGCTCGATGTTGATCTACTCGCTGCTGCACCTGACCGGTTACGACCTGTCGATCGACGACCTCAAGCAGTTCCGTCAACTGCACAGCCGCACCCCGGGCCACCCGGAATTCGGTTACACCCCGGGTGTTGAAACCACCACCGGCCCGCTGGGTCAGGGCTTGGCCAACGCCGTCGGTTTCGCGCTGGCAGAAAAGGTTCTAAGCGCGCAGTTCAACCGTCCTGGCCACGACATCGTCGACCACCACACCTACGTGTTCCTCGGTGATGGCTGCATGATGGAAGGCATCTCCCACGAAGTTGCGTCCCTGGCCGGTACTTTGGGTCTGGGCAAGCTGATCGCCTTCTACGATGACAACGGCATCTCCATCGACGGCGAAGTCGAAGGCTGGTTCACCGACGACACGCCGAAGCGCTTCGAATCCTACAACTGGCAAGTGATCCGCAACGTTGACGGTCACGACCCGGAAGAGATCAAGACCGCCATCGACACCGCGCGCAAGAGCCCGCTGCCGACGCTGATCTGCTGCAAGACCACCATCGGTTTCGGTTCGCCGAACAAACAAGGCAAGGAAGACTGCCACGGCGCCCCACTGGGTGACGCGGAAATTGCCCTGACCCGTCAGGCGCTGAACTGGAACTACGGTCCGTTCGAAATCCCGGCCGACATTTATGCCGAGTGGGATGCCAAGGAAAAAGGCCGCGCCGCCGAAGCCGAGTGGGACCAGCGTTTTGCGGCTTACTCCGCAGCGTTCCCGACTGAAGCCAACGAATTGATCCGTCGTCTGAGCGGCGAGCTGCCAGCCGACTTCTCGGAAAAAGCCTCGGCCTACATCGCCGAAGTCGCGGCCAAGGGCGAAACCATCGCCAGCCGTAAAGCCAGCCAGAACACCCTGAACGCGTTCGGCCCGCTGCTGCCGGAACTGCTTGGCGGTTCGGCTGACCTGGCCGGTTCCAACCTGACCCTGTGGAAAGGTTGCAAGGGCGTCAACGCTGAAGATGCCAGCGGCAACTACATGTACTACGGCGTGCGCGAATTCGGCATGACCGCGATCATGAACGGCGTGACCCTGCACGGCGGCCTGGTGCCATACGGCGCAACCTTCCTGATGTTCATGGAATACGCCCGCAACGCGGTGCGCATGTCGGCGCTGATGAAGAAGCGTGTGATCCACGTCTACACCCACGACTCCATCGGTCTGGGTGAAGACGGCCCGACGCACCAGCCGATCGAGCAACTGACCAGCCTGCGCACCACGCCGAACCTCGACACCTGGCGTCCAGCCGACGCCGTTGAATCGGCAGTAGCGTGGAAAAACGCTCTGGAGCGTAAAGACGGCCCATCGGCGCTGATCTTCTCGCGTCAGAACCTGCAACACCAGGAGCGCGATGCCGGCCAGATCGCCGATATCAGCCGCGGTGGTTACGTGCTGAAGGACTGCGCTGGCGAGCCTGAGCTGATCCTGATCGCCACCGGTTCGGAAGTCGGTCTGGCCGTTCAGGCCTTCGACAAACTGACCGAACAGGGCCGCAAGGTTCGCGTGGTTTCCATGCCGTGCACCAGCGTGTTCGATGCGCAGGACGCCAGCTACAAGCAATCGGTGCTGCCGTTGCAGGTGGGCGCGCGTATCGCCATCGAAGCGGCTCACGCCGATTTCTGGTTCAAGTATGTCGGTCTGGAAGGTCGTGTGATCGGCATGACCACCTACGGCGAATCGGCTCCGGCTTCGGCACTGTTCGAAGAGTTCGGCTTCACCCAGGAAAACATCCTGGGTCAGGCGGAAGAGCTGCTGGAAGACTAA
- a CDS encoding ArsR/SmtB family transcription factor has translation MNLRVPSIRHDDCDELAALCKAGGDPLRLNVLRALANDSFGVLELAQIFGIGQSGMSHHLKVLAQAALVATRREGNAIFYRRALPHTELLGGKLHAALLEEVDDLALPDDVQTRIEQVHGQRAAASQDFFARVAEKFRAQQDLIAGLPQYRDSVLALLDKLNFNGAATAIEVGPGDGAFLPELARRFASVTALDNSPAMLELARQVCEREQLANVSLQLADALNSSSVQADCVVLNMVLHHFAAPADALRHMADLLQPGGSLLVTELCSHNQSWAREACGDLWLGFEQDDLARWATAAGLVPGESLYVGLRNGFQIQVRHFQRPAGDTHHR, from the coding sequence ATGAACCTACGCGTGCCTTCCATTCGCCATGACGATTGCGACGAGCTGGCGGCCCTGTGCAAGGCCGGCGGCGATCCGTTGCGGCTGAATGTCTTGCGCGCGCTGGCCAACGATTCGTTCGGCGTGCTGGAGCTGGCGCAGATTTTCGGCATCGGTCAGTCCGGCATGAGCCACCACCTTAAAGTGCTGGCGCAGGCCGCTCTGGTGGCGACCCGCCGTGAAGGCAACGCGATTTTCTATCGTCGCGCCCTGCCCCATACCGAATTGCTCGGCGGCAAGCTGCACGCGGCATTGCTGGAGGAAGTCGACGATCTGGCGCTGCCGGACGACGTGCAAACGCGGATCGAACAGGTCCACGGGCAACGCGCCGCCGCCAGTCAGGACTTTTTCGCCCGGGTCGCGGAGAAATTTCGCGCCCAGCAGGATTTGATCGCCGGCCTGCCGCAGTACCGCGATAGCGTGCTGGCCTTGCTCGACAAGCTGAACTTCAATGGTGCTGCCACGGCCATCGAAGTCGGCCCCGGCGACGGTGCTTTTCTGCCGGAACTGGCGCGCCGTTTTGCCAGCGTGACCGCGCTGGACAACAGCCCGGCGATGCTCGAACTGGCGCGTCAGGTCTGCGAACGCGAACAGCTGGCTAACGTCAGCCTGCAATTGGCCGATGCATTGAACAGCAGCAGCGTTCAGGCCGATTGCGTGGTGTTGAACATGGTGTTGCACCATTTCGCCGCCCCGGCCGATGCGCTCAGGCACATGGCCGACCTGCTGCAACCGGGCGGTAGCCTGCTCGTGACAGAGTTATGTAGCCACAACCAGAGTTGGGCCAGGGAGGCCTGCGGTGATCTCTGGTTGGGGTTTGAACAGGACGATCTGGCCCGTTGGGCCACCGCTGCGGGACTCGTTCCCGGGGAAAGCCTCTATGTAGGCTTACGTAATGGTTTCCAGATCCAGGTCCGCCATTTTCAGCGACCGGCTGGCGACACTCACCATCGGTAA
- the metK gene encoding methionine adenosyltransferase, with product MSEYSLFTSESVSEGHPDKIADQISDAVLDAIIAQDKHARVAVETLVKTGVAIVAGEVTTSAWVDLEQIVRDVICDIGYTSSEVGFDGATCGVMNIIGKQSPDINQGVDRAKPEDQGAGDQGLMFGYASNETDVLMPAPITFSHQLVQRQAEARKSGLLPWLRPDAKSQVTCRYEGGKVVGIDAVVLSTQHNPEVSYKDLREGVMELIVKHVLPAELLSKDTQFHINPTGQFIIGGPVGDCGLTGRKIIVDSYGGMARHGGGAFSGKDPSKVDRSAAYAGRYVAKNIVAAGLAERCEIQVSYAIGVAQPTSISLNTFGTGKISDDKIIKLVREVFDLRPYAITTMLDLLHPMYQETAAYGHFGRAPQTKTVGEDSFTTFTWEKTDRADALRSAAGL from the coding sequence ATGAGCGAATACTCCCTCTTCACCTCCGAGTCCGTGTCCGAAGGGCATCCGGACAAAATCGCCGACCAGATTTCCGATGCGGTGCTGGACGCCATTATTGCCCAGGACAAACACGCTCGCGTAGCGGTGGAAACCCTGGTCAAGACCGGCGTGGCCATCGTTGCCGGTGAAGTGACCACCAGCGCCTGGGTCGACCTGGAGCAGATCGTTCGTGACGTGATCTGCGACATCGGCTACACCAGCTCCGAAGTCGGCTTCGACGGCGCAACCTGCGGCGTGATGAACATCATCGGCAAGCAGTCCCCCGACATCAACCAGGGCGTTGACCGTGCCAAACCTGAAGATCAGGGCGCCGGCGACCAGGGCCTGATGTTCGGCTACGCCAGCAACGAAACCGACGTGTTGATGCCAGCGCCGATCACTTTCTCGCACCAACTGGTGCAGCGTCAGGCCGAAGCGCGCAAATCGGGCCTGCTGCCTTGGCTGCGCCCGGACGCCAAGTCGCAAGTGACCTGCCGTTACGAAGGTGGCAAGGTTGTCGGTATCGACGCCGTGGTTCTATCGACCCAGCACAACCCTGAAGTGTCGTACAAAGACCTGCGCGAAGGCGTGATGGAGCTGATCGTCAAGCACGTACTGCCTGCCGAACTGCTGAGCAAGGACACCCAGTTCCACATCAACCCGACCGGCCAGTTCATCATTGGCGGCCCGGTAGGTGACTGCGGTCTGACCGGTCGCAAGATCATCGTCGACAGCTACGGCGGCATGGCCCGTCACGGCGGTGGCGCGTTCTCCGGCAAGGATCCATCGAAGGTTGACCGTTCGGCTGCCTACGCTGGCCGTTATGTGGCCAAGAACATCGTCGCGGCCGGCCTGGCCGAGCGTTGCGAGATTCAGGTGTCCTACGCGATCGGTGTGGCCCAGCCGACCTCGATCTCGCTGAACACCTTCGGCACTGGCAAGATCAGCGATGACAAGATCATCAAACTGGTCCGCGAGGTGTTCGATCTGCGTCCATACGCAATCACCACCATGCTCGACCTGCTGCACCCGATGTACCAGGAAACCGCAGCCTACGGCCACTTCGGCCGCGCGCCGCAGACCAAGACCGTTGGCGAAGACAGCTTCACCACGTTCACCTGGGAAAAAACCGACCGCGCCGACGCCCTGCGTTCCGCTGCCGGCCTGTAA
- the ligB gene encoding NAD-dependent DNA ligase LigB has product MPFTLPLLSVLLLTLITFHAHANCPDWPPAKAQREITALQTRIDQWDDAYHREGRSLIADELYDQSRLRLKAWRQCFQLPSPPAPLRSATGPIQHPVAHTGLDKLHQAEDVERWLRSREAVWIQPKIDGVAVTLIYRQGLLQRAISRGDGLSGQDWTASARQIPAIPQRLTQPQDLLVQGELYWRLKDHVQARAGSINARATVAGLMGRKSLDAQQAAGIGLFVWDWPQGPLDLPERITLLATLGFATTEPYSQAITDFTEAQKWREHWYRSPLPFASDGVVLRQSQRPPAERWQARAPYWAIAWKYPFAQALADVRKVNFKIGRTGRITPVLELNPTMLDDREIKRVSVSSLKRWQQMDIRPGDQVAISLAGLTIPRLDSVVVRAAERAELSVPNAQDFHALSCWQPTAGCESQFLARLAWLSGKQGLAMAHVGRGTWEKLFETGRLNNLLDWLTLDEPELANIAGFGERSSARLIHSFHSARQRPFVQWLKALGLPPTGQAQLADTWQALAQRDTEQWQAEPGIGSGRAAQLSAFFRDPQVLALSETLQAAGIDGF; this is encoded by the coding sequence ATGCCCTTCACCCTGCCCCTGCTGTCGGTTCTCCTGCTGACACTCATCACCTTCCACGCCCACGCCAACTGCCCAGACTGGCCACCCGCCAAAGCCCAACGCGAAATCACCGCCCTGCAAACCCGGATCGACCAATGGGACGACGCCTACCACCGCGAAGGCCGCTCGCTGATCGCCGATGAACTTTACGACCAGTCGCGCCTGCGCCTGAAAGCGTGGCGACAATGCTTCCAACTGCCCTCGCCGCCCGCGCCATTGCGCAGCGCCACCGGCCCCATTCAGCATCCCGTCGCTCACACTGGCCTGGACAAGCTTCATCAAGCCGAAGACGTCGAACGCTGGCTGAGGTCGCGCGAGGCTGTCTGGATTCAACCCAAAATCGACGGCGTGGCGGTCACCCTGATCTATCGCCAAGGCCTGTTACAACGAGCCATCAGCCGTGGCGACGGCCTCTCGGGGCAAGACTGGACAGCCTCGGCGCGCCAGATCCCGGCGATCCCGCAACGCCTGACCCAACCGCAAGATCTGCTGGTGCAGGGCGAACTCTATTGGCGCCTCAAAGATCACGTACAAGCTCGCGCCGGCAGCATCAACGCTCGCGCTACCGTTGCCGGATTGATGGGGCGCAAATCGCTGGATGCGCAACAAGCCGCCGGGATCGGTCTGTTCGTGTGGGACTGGCCGCAGGGTCCGCTGGATTTACCCGAGCGAATAACCCTGCTGGCGACACTGGGTTTCGCCACCACCGAACCTTACAGCCAAGCCATCACCGACTTCACCGAGGCGCAGAAATGGCGCGAGCACTGGTATCGCTCACCGCTGCCGTTTGCCAGCGATGGCGTGGTTCTGCGCCAGAGTCAACGCCCCCCCGCCGAGCGCTGGCAGGCCCGCGCCCCGTACTGGGCGATCGCCTGGAAATATCCGTTCGCACAGGCCTTGGCCGACGTCCGCAAGGTCAATTTCAAGATCGGTCGCACCGGGCGCATCACGCCGGTGCTGGAGCTGAACCCGACGATGCTCGACGACCGCGAGATCAAGCGGGTCAGCGTCAGCTCATTGAAGCGCTGGCAGCAGATGGATATCCGCCCCGGTGATCAAGTGGCGATCAGCCTCGCCGGACTGACCATCCCGCGACTCGACAGCGTGGTTGTGCGGGCTGCCGAGCGCGCAGAGCTATCCGTTCCGAATGCGCAAGACTTCCACGCCCTGAGCTGTTGGCAACCCACCGCCGGCTGCGAAAGCCAGTTTCTCGCGCGTCTGGCCTGGCTCAGCGGCAAGCAGGGGCTGGCGATGGCGCATGTCGGTCGCGGCACCTGGGAGAAACTTTTCGAAACAGGCCGCCTGAACAACCTGCTGGATTGGTTGACCCTCGACGAGCCAGAGCTTGCTAACATCGCCGGCTTCGGCGAACGCAGCAGCGCCCGCCTGATCCACAGTTTTCACAGCGCTCGCCAACGACCATTCGTGCAGTGGCTCAAAGCCCTGGGCCTGCCGCCGACCGGTCAGGCACAACTGGCTGATACCTGGCAGGCGCTGGCACAACGCGACACCGAACAATGGCAGGCAGAACCCGGCATCGGCTCCGGCCGTGCGGCGCAATTGAGCGCCTTCTTTCGCGACCCGCAAGTGTTAGCCTTGAGCGAGACCTTGCAGGCCGCCGGGATCGACGGCTTCTGA
- a CDS encoding DUF1090 domain-containing protein yields the protein MKFLAPLALFTLCGVLGAPAMAEEEGPGLTGCAAKKQGIINQIEQAKSRGNMEQQAGLETALREVTEHCTEAGLKKERENKVLEAKHEVSQRQADLDKAMKKGDPEKINKRKEKLAESRKELQEALEEIDK from the coding sequence ATGAAATTTCTCGCACCGCTCGCCCTGTTCACTCTGTGCGGCGTCCTGGGCGCCCCGGCGATGGCGGAAGAAGAAGGCCCGGGGCTGACCGGTTGCGCTGCGAAGAAGCAGGGCATCATCAACCAGATCGAACAGGCCAAGTCGCGCGGCAACATGGAGCAGCAGGCCGGTCTGGAAACAGCCCTGCGTGAAGTGACCGAGCACTGCACCGAGGCCGGACTGAAAAAAGAGCGCGAGAACAAGGTGCTTGAGGCCAAGCATGAAGTCAGCCAGCGTCAGGCCGATCTCGACAAGGCCATGAAGAAGGGTGATCCGGAGAAGATCAACAAGCGTAAGGAAAAGCTGGCCGAGTCGCGCAAGGAACTGCAGGAAGCGCTGGAAGAGATCGACAAGTAA
- a CDS encoding c-type cytochrome, with protein sequence MTLKRIAVVLLACLALSACGGVDPNSPLGQRKAIFKQMLKTSEDLGGMLRGRIPFDGPKFTDGAVRLDALSHEPWQHFPQVREEDHTSAKDDVWQKQAQFQQMARDLEAATGELVIASKVQPYKASNLGPAVQKVEDACSACHKQFRDH encoded by the coding sequence ATGACTCTCAAACGAATTGCTGTTGTATTGCTGGCCTGTTTGGCCCTGTCCGCCTGTGGCGGGGTCGATCCGAATTCCCCGCTGGGCCAACGCAAGGCCATCTTCAAACAGATGCTCAAGACCAGCGAAGACCTCGGCGGCATGTTGCGTGGGCGCATCCCGTTCGACGGGCCGAAATTTACTGACGGTGCGGTCAGGCTCGATGCCTTGTCCCATGAGCCGTGGCAGCATTTCCCGCAGGTTCGCGAAGAAGATCACACCAGCGCCAAGGACGATGTCTGGCAGAAGCAGGCACAGTTTCAGCAAATGGCCCGAGACCTTGAGGCGGCTACCGGTGAATTGGTCATCGCCAGCAAGGTTCAGCCGTACAAGGCCAGCAACCTCGGGCCGGCCGTGCAGAAAGTTGAAGATGCCTGCAGTGCTTGCCATAAGCAGTTTCGGGATCATTAA
- the mltA gene encoding murein transglycosylase A, with amino-acid sequence MNRRFQAWRHPLLATLPLLAALAGCTGGDSDKPKTHALATYSSATWEALPAVSDSDLVAGFGSWRSACTRLKADAVWGPTCATAANVPQSASEIRTFLKQNLDVYGLRAENDNPNGLITGYYEPVYPGSLTATEAANVPVYGVPEDMIIVSLDSIYPELKGKRLRGRLEGRVLKPYDDAATIESKGVKAPVVAYLTDPMNLQFLQIQGSGRIQTEDGKQLRIAYADQNGHPYRPIGRWLVEQGELKKEEVTMSAISNWAKANPSRIPELLASNPSYVFFTRNPDSNEGPRGSLNVPLTAGYSAAVDRKVIPLGSLLWLSTTRPDGTPLVRPVAAQDTGGAIAGEVRADLFWGTGDAAGQLAGDMKQQGQIWMLWPKGAPLPQVPQVADTPKK; translated from the coding sequence ATGAATCGCCGTTTCCAGGCCTGGCGTCACCCACTGCTTGCAACCCTTCCACTGCTGGCCGCGCTCGCTGGCTGCACCGGCGGTGACAGCGACAAACCAAAAACCCATGCACTGGCCACTTATTCAAGCGCCACCTGGGAAGCCCTGCCCGCAGTGTCCGACAGTGATCTGGTCGCCGGTTTCGGCTCGTGGCGCAGCGCCTGCACTCGATTGAAAGCCGATGCGGTCTGGGGCCCGACCTGTGCAACTGCGGCCAATGTGCCGCAGAGTGCCAGCGAAATTCGCACCTTTCTCAAACAGAACCTCGATGTGTATGGCTTGCGTGCGGAAAACGACAACCCCAACGGCCTGATCACCGGCTATTACGAACCGGTCTACCCCGGCAGTCTGACGGCCACCGAGGCTGCCAACGTGCCGGTGTATGGCGTGCCGGAAGACATGATCATCGTGTCCCTGGACAGCATTTATCCGGAGCTCAAAGGCAAGCGCCTGCGCGGCCGGCTCGAAGGGCGAGTACTCAAGCCTTACGACGACGCGGCGACCATCGAATCCAAAGGCGTGAAAGCGCCGGTGGTGGCTTACCTGACTGATCCGATGAACCTGCAATTCCTGCAGATTCAGGGTTCCGGAAGGATTCAGACCGAGGACGGCAAACAGCTGCGCATTGCCTACGCCGATCAGAACGGCCATCCCTACCGGCCAATCGGACGCTGGCTGGTCGAGCAGGGCGAGCTGAAGAAAGAAGAGGTGACCATGAGCGCCATCAGCAACTGGGCGAAAGCCAATCCGTCACGGATTCCCGAACTGCTGGCCAGCAACCCGAGTTACGTGTTCTTCACACGCAACCCGGACAGTAACGAAGGTCCACGCGGCTCGCTGAACGTGCCGCTGACCGCAGGTTACAGCGCGGCAGTGGATCGCAAGGTGATTCCGCTGGGCAGTCTGTTGTGGCTGTCGACTACGCGCCCGGATGGCACACCGCTGGTGCGCCCGGTGGCTGCGCAGGACACCGGCGGCGCGATTGCCGGCGAGGTTCGCGCGGACCTGTTCTGGGGCACCGGTGATGCCGCCGGGCAATTGGCCGGCGATATGAAACAGCAGGGGCAGATCTGGATGCTCTGGCCGAAAGGCGCGCCGTTGCCGCAAGTGCCGCAGGTGGCGGATACACCGAAGAAGTAA
- a CDS encoding MAPEG family protein → MTVALWCVLIAIFLPYVCTIVAKASGGFRLKDNYDPRDFLDSVGGVARRAHAAQLNSFEVTPAFAAAVLVAHLVGTAQLVTVNVLAVLFITSRLLYIICYLADWAALRSVVWFVGMGLIASFFFVSI, encoded by the coding sequence ATGACGGTAGCTCTGTGGTGTGTGTTGATCGCGATTTTCCTGCCGTACGTGTGCACGATCGTGGCGAAAGCGTCGGGCGGTTTCCGGCTGAAGGACAATTACGATCCGCGGGATTTTCTCGACAGCGTCGGCGGTGTGGCCCGACGTGCGCATGCCGCGCAATTGAACAGTTTTGAAGTGACCCCGGCATTTGCCGCCGCGGTGCTCGTTGCGCACCTGGTCGGTACGGCGCAGTTGGTAACGGTCAACGTGCTGGCGGTGCTGTTCATCACCAGTCGCCTGTTGTACATCATTTGCTACCTGGCGGACTGGGCGGCGTTGCGCTCGGTGGTGTGGTTTGTGGGGATGGGCTTGATTGCTTCGTTCTTCTTTGTATCGATCTGA
- a CDS encoding MFS transporter, with protein MPLALLALAVAAFGIGTTEFVIMGLLPDVARDLAVSIPHAGLLITGYALGVVFGAPILAIGTANMPRKATLLGMTLMFILGNVLCALAPNYATLMAARVVTALCHGAFFGIGSVVAAGLVAPNKRAQAIAMMFTGLTLANVLGVPLGTALGQYAGWRSTFWAVSVIGVIAALAQWLWLPRHIAMDKANLASEFKVLGKINVLLALGMSVLASTSLFSVFTYIAPILQDITGVSPHGVTVMLLLFGVGLTGGSMLGGRLADSRLLPSLVGVALAVVLILAAFSQTSRSVVPAAITLVLWGIFAFALCPILQLLIIDQAHEAPNLGSTLNQSAFNLGNAAGAWIGGLVVASGADLADLPWTGALVGVLTVLAALWFIYLQRGRSVAVNVSD; from the coding sequence ATGCCACTCGCCTTGCTTGCCCTCGCCGTCGCCGCCTTCGGCATCGGCACCACTGAATTCGTGATCATGGGCCTGCTGCCCGACGTCGCCCGCGACCTGGCCGTGAGCATTCCCCACGCTGGTCTGTTGATTACAGGTTATGCGTTGGGCGTGGTGTTCGGCGCACCGATCCTGGCAATCGGCACCGCGAACATGCCGCGCAAAGCAACCTTGCTGGGAATGACGCTGATGTTCATCCTCGGCAATGTGCTGTGCGCCCTCGCGCCGAATTACGCCACGCTGATGGCCGCGCGCGTGGTCACCGCCCTGTGTCACGGCGCGTTCTTCGGCATCGGCTCGGTGGTCGCCGCCGGACTGGTCGCGCCGAACAAGCGCGCCCAGGCCATCGCCATGATGTTCACCGGCCTGACGCTGGCCAACGTGCTCGGCGTTCCACTGGGCACTGCGCTCGGCCAATACGCCGGTTGGCGCTCGACGTTCTGGGCGGTGTCGGTGATCGGCGTGATCGCGGCACTCGCACAATGGCTGTGGCTGCCAAGACACATTGCGATGGACAAGGCCAACCTCGCCAGCGAGTTCAAAGTGCTCGGCAAGATCAATGTGCTGCTGGCGCTGGGCATGAGCGTGCTGGCCTCGACCAGTCTGTTCAGCGTGTTCACCTACATCGCACCGATCCTGCAAGACATCACCGGCGTCAGCCCGCACGGCGTCACGGTGATGTTGTTGCTGTTTGGCGTCGGCCTGACGGGGGGCAGCATGCTCGGCGGGCGCCTGGCCGACAGCCGTTTGCTGCCTTCGCTGGTCGGCGTGGCCCTGGCAGTGGTGCTGATTCTGGCCGCGTTCAGCCAGACCAGCCGCTCAGTGGTGCCGGCAGCGATCACGCTGGTGCTGTGGGGGATCTTCGCTTTTGCGCTGTGTCCGATCCTGCAATTGCTGATCATCGACCAGGCCCATGAAGCGCCGAATCTGGGTTCGACGCTGAACCAGAGCGCGTTCAATCTGGGCAATGCGGCGGGCGCGTGGATTGGCGGGCTGGTGGTAGCCAGTGGCGCGGATCTGGCGGACCTGCCGTGGACCGGGGCGCTGGTCGGTGTGCTGACGGTGCTGGCGGCGTTGTGGTTTATTTATCTGCAACGTGGTCGGTCGGTTGCGGTCAATGTGTCGGACTGA